In one Mycobacterium heckeshornense genomic region, the following are encoded:
- a CDS encoding SDR family oxidoreductase, producing MVNELAGKVAIVTGGASGIGAGIVEKFLAEGARVVIADIDAERGSALAETHGPQALFRQTDVADVGDVGALVSVAVQHFGGLDIMVNNAGIPSAMHRSFLDDDLADFHRVMAVNVLGVMAGTRDAARQMRAHGGSIINMSSIGGILAGGGVMTYRASKAAVIQFTKSAAIELAQYGIRVNCIAPGNVPTLLLASSVAGKTGEELARFERAIREQMRADRPLEREGTPGDVAEAALYFAGDRSRYVTGTVLPVDGGTVAGKPMRRRGDTARP from the coding sequence GGCGGCGCATCGGGTATCGGGGCCGGCATCGTGGAGAAGTTTCTCGCCGAGGGTGCGCGGGTGGTGATAGCCGACATCGACGCCGAGCGGGGCAGTGCCCTGGCGGAAACTCATGGCCCTCAAGCGCTTTTTCGGCAAACCGACGTCGCCGACGTCGGCGACGTCGGCGCGCTGGTGTCGGTGGCGGTGCAGCATTTCGGCGGGCTGGACATCATGGTCAACAACGCCGGCATCCCCAGCGCGATGCACCGCAGCTTCCTCGACGACGACCTCGCCGACTTCCACCGGGTGATGGCGGTCAACGTGCTCGGGGTGATGGCCGGTACCCGCGATGCCGCGCGGCAGATGAGAGCCCACGGCGGGTCGATCATCAACATGTCATCCATCGGAGGCATCCTGGCAGGTGGCGGTGTGATGACCTATCGCGCGTCCAAGGCCGCGGTTATTCAGTTCACCAAATCGGCCGCCATCGAGTTGGCGCAGTACGGCATCCGGGTCAATTGCATAGCGCCCGGCAACGTTCCCACGCTGTTGCTGGCCTCGTCGGTGGCCGGCAAGACGGGCGAAGAACTCGCGCGGTTCGAAAGGGCGATCCGCGAACAGATGCGGGCAGATCGGCCGCTGGAGCGAGAAGGCACACCCGGCGACGTCGCCGAGGCCGCGCTGTATTTTGCCGGCGATCGATCCCGCTATGTGACCGGCACCGTGTTGCCGGTCGACGGCGGGACCGTCGCAGGCAAGCCAATGCGGCGGCGCGGTGATACGGCGCGACCATGA